AGGGATTTCCCCTATTTCATCTAAAAAAATGGTGCCTTTGTCTGCATGGAGAAACAGACCGTCCCGTTTTTTGTCCGCGCCGGTAAACGCGCCTTTTTCGTGGCCGAACAATTCCGACTCCAGCAGGGTTTCATTCAACGCGGCACAGTTCAAGGAGATCAGCTGGTTTTTGTTTCGGGTGCTGTGATCATGGATGGCTTTGGCAAACAGTTCTTTTCCGGTTCCGCTTTCCCCTGAAATCAGAATGGTGGCATCGGTGGGGGCGGCAATTTTGGCTGTTTCCATTACGTGCTTCATGGCAGAGCTGGATCCGATGATGCGGGAAAATCCGGTGTCAGATGATAGCTTTTTTTTCAGGTCCGCGTTTTCACGGGTCAGCTGCAGATGGCTCATGGCCCGGTCAATGGTGATTTTCAGGTCATCAAAATTCAAGGGTTTTGTCAGATAGTCATAGGCACCCAGCTTCATGGCTTCCACAGCCTTGTCCACCGAGGAATAGGCGGTCATGATGATGATGGGAATGGCCGGATTGAACGTCTTGATTTTTTCGAGGGCTTCCATTCCTCCGATATTTGCCATTCGGACATCCATGAGCACCAGATCATAGGGGGTCTGCTTCACTCCGCTGATGGCATCTTCTCCATCAACAGCGCTGTCAATCGTATGCCCCAGGCTTTTTAAAACGGTTTGAAGCATGGACAGGTGTGCCGTGTCATCATCGACGATCAGGATGTTGCCTTTCATGGTACTTTCCTCTGTTGTTTTTTAAGCGGTATTGAAA
Above is a window of Desulfotignum balticum DSM 7044 DNA encoding:
- a CDS encoding sigma-54-dependent transcriptional regulator; its protein translation is MKGNILIVDDDTAHLSMLQTVLKSLGHTIDSAVDGEDAISGVKQTPYDLVLMDVRMANIGGMEALEKIKTFNPAIPIIIMTAYSSVDKAVEAMKLGAYDYLTKPLNFDDLKITIDRAMSHLQLTRENADLKKKLSSDTGFSRIIGSSSAMKHVMETAKIAAPTDATILISGESGTGKELFAKAIHDHSTRNKNQLISLNCAALNETLLESELFGHEKGAFTGADKKRDGLFLHADKGTIFLDEIGEIPLSMQVKLLRAIQEREIQRVGSDRPIRIDVRIIVATNKHLEQEMKDGRFREDLFYRLNVINIRIPSLKERTDDIPMLAQHFLTRYSQKNRKPFKGFTPVAMDAMIKHPWPGNVRELENTVERAVILSMGQYISEKDLPGTVMENYRPNHDPANSLPELGGRSLDDIETMALTETLKQTGGNKTEAAKLLHITRTTLNNKIKKYHLDLDHILSPRPD